The following coding sequences are from one Rutidosis leptorrhynchoides isolate AG116_Rl617_1_P2 chromosome 11, CSIRO_AGI_Rlap_v1, whole genome shotgun sequence window:
- the LOC139875794 gene encoding uncharacterized protein, with translation MEDTYKMLEFLHDDSDDEKSVSFINSLTEEEVDVEASSSRFPQSRVYIARDREDAAIRLYNDYFLETPMYPENKFKRRYRMSRQLFLQIVEGISNFNSINIPEYFLFFRKRPDATGRQSLTILQKCTAAIRQMAYGTTPNLFDEYIKIGEKTAALCLDYFCKCVFHLFAREYLLKPTAQDIARLYNFHEQKHGLPGMLDSIDCMHWEWKNCPVGWQGQYTRGDQKGPSLMLEAVASQDLWIRHAFFGMADSNNDINVLNASPIFNSIKDGTAPPSPFDVNGRHYKRGYYLGDVWLMNF, from the coding sequence atggaAGATACTTACAAGATGCTCGAGTTTCTTCATGATGACTCCGATGATGAAAAAAGTGTCAGTTTTATTAATAGTTTAACGGAAGAAGAAGTCGATGTAGAAGCAAGCAGTTCGCGATTCCCTCAAAGTCGGGTTTATATTGCTAGGGATCGTGAAGATGCTGCTATAAGGTTATATAATGATTATTTTTTGGAGACACCAATGTATCCCGAAAATAAATTTAAGAGACGTTATCGAATGAGTCGTCAATTATTTCTCCAAATTGTGGAAGGTATATCTAATTTTAATAGTATCAATATTCCTGAATATTTTTTGTTTTTTCGGAAACGTCCCGATGCAACAGGTCGTCAAAGTTTGACGATTCTTCAAAAGTGTACTGCGGCCATACGTCAAATGGCGTATGGAACTACACCCAATTTGTTTGACGAATATATAAAAATAGGTGAGAAAACGGCCGCTTTATGTTTAGATTATTTCTGCAAATGCGTATTTCATTTGTTTGCTAGAGAATATTTGTTAAAACCCACTGCCCAAGATATCGCTAGACTTTATAATTTTCACGAACAAAAACATGGTTTACCGGGTATGCTTGATAGtatagattgtatgcattgggagtgGAAGAATTGTCCTGTTGGTTGGCAAGGGCAATACACAAGAGGTGATCAAAAAGGGCCTTCTTTAATGCTTGAAGCAGTCGCCTCTCAAGATTTGTGGATAAGGCATGCATTCTTTGGTATGGCAGATTCGAACAATGATATTAACGTTCTAAATGCATCACCAATTTTCAACTCTATAAAAGATGGAACGGCTCCACCTTCACCATTTGATGTCAACGGGCGTCACTACAAAAGAGGGTATTACCTAGGCGATG